Proteins co-encoded in one Aspergillus fumigatus Af293 chromosome 6, whole genome shotgun sequence genomic window:
- a CDS encoding peptide-methionine (R)-S-oxide reductase, with the protein MRFQHFTRFLRILTTAPSITSLSPRSITRIPFPVSRATALKAAPTIPFLSSFFSSSAKAEESNMSYPEQRSEAEWRAVLSPEQFRVLREKGTEPPYTGEYDSHFSSKGVYTCAGCNAPLYKATHKFKSGCGWPAYFDSIPGAVTRHTDRSFGMERTEIVCSNCGGHLGHVFKGEGYPTPTDERHCVNSISLKFTEDEEAAKSKA; encoded by the exons ATGCGTTTCCAACACTTCACTCGTtttctccgcatcctcaCCACTGCACCTTCCATCACATCCCTTTCTCCACGATCCATTACCAGGATACCTTTTCCAGTCTCAAGAGCGACAGCCCTCAAAGCTGCGCCCACCATTCCATTTCTAAGCTCATTCTTCAGCTCAAGTGCCAAAGCCGAGGAGTCCAACATGTCCTACCCCGAGCAACGAAGTGAGGCGGAATGGCGGGCAGTCCTGTCACCAG AACAGTTTCGCGTCCTGCGCGAAAAAGGCACAGAGCCCCCTTACACGGGCGAATATGACTCCCATTTCTCGTCCAAGGGTGTCTACACCTGCGCCGGCTGCAACGCCCCGCTCTACAAGGCCACGCATAAATTCAAGTCCGGGTGCGGCTGGCCTGCATACTTTGACTCCATCCCCGGTGCGGTGACCAGACATACGGATCGCTCGTTTGGGATGGAGCGGACGGAGATTGTGTGTAGTAACTGCGGGGGTCATTTGGGCCATGTCTTTAAGGGTGAGGGGTATCCTACGCCGACAGATGAAAGGCATTGCGTGAACAGTATTAGTTTGAAGTTtaccgaggatgaagaggcAGCGAAGTCGAAGGCATGA